One region of Macadamia integrifolia cultivar HAES 741 chromosome 11, SCU_Mint_v3, whole genome shotgun sequence genomic DNA includes:
- the LOC122094267 gene encoding uncharacterized protein LOC122094267 isoform X1, translated as MAVTMRLKKNQKNMMMMMMMAMILMMLKMAATATATKKMGRIKSSPGLPLRLHLSRILQLVNESSNNGRDRGTGCSNDDEATSRGSFRRLKDLKRELRRQRRHLSTRSRDSSKSTGLSGEEATAMIVQICKLTKKDYGAVHIVSTDHL; from the exons ATGGCGGTAACGATGAGATTGAAAAAGAACCAGAagaatatgatgatgatgatgatgatggcgatGATATTGATGATGTTGAAGATGGCGGCGACGGCGACGGCGACGAAGAAGATGGGGAGAATCAAGTCGTCCCCTGGTCTTCCACTCCGACTCCACCTGTCACGAATTCTTCAATTAGTGAATGAGTCTTCAAATAACGGCCGCGATAGAG GAACTGGGTGCTCAAACGACGACGAAGCAACCTCTCGTGGCTCTTTCAGGCGTTTGAAGGACTTAAAAAGAGAACTCCGACGACAACGGCGGCACTTGTCTACTCGCTCGAGAGATTCCAGCAAGTCGACGGGACTCTCCGGCGAAGAAGCAACCGCCATGATAGTCCAAATCTGCAAATTAACCAAAAAAGATTATGGTGCCGTTCATATCGTTTCTACCGATCATCTTTAA
- the LOC122094267 gene encoding uncharacterized protein LOC122094267 isoform X2 has product MSLQITAAIEYDYGYVASHSNNDRALVETGTGCSNDDEATSRGSFRRLKDLKRELRRQRRHLSTRSRDSSKSTGLSGEEATAMIVQICKLTKKDYGAVHIVSTDHL; this is encoded by the exons ATGAGTCTTCAAATAACGGCCGCGATAGAG TATGATTACGGCTACGTGGCTTCCCACTCAAACAATGATAGGGCGTTGGTGGAAACAGGAACTGGGTGCTCAAACGACGACGAAGCAACCTCTCGTGGCTCTTTCAGGCGTTTGAAGGACTTAAAAAGAGAACTCCGACGACAACGGCGGCACTTGTCTACTCGCTCGAGAGATTCCAGCAAGTCGACGGGACTCTCCGGCGAAGAAGCAACCGCCATGATAGTCCAAATCTGCAAATTAACCAAAAAAGATTATGGTGCCGTTCATATCGTTTCTACCGATCATCTTTAA